The following coding sequences lie in one Lolium perenne isolate Kyuss_39 chromosome 2, Kyuss_2.0, whole genome shotgun sequence genomic window:
- the LOC127334848 gene encoding probable serine/threonine-protein kinase At1g01540 — MSDSGLSQSTVVFGLHLWELIGIAVGAAFVLLLVLLSLLCLLANRRRRRRRAPPTPVLHLSTVAPNAHPKHPTKPPKDIQEVPSRGAAAPAAASKVPLAQVLQATPQESIQIETGKEHRITFPEQPPPHHQRSGGTSSRGASGESRGGGGEPGVPEVSHLGWGHWYTLKELEAATAMFADEKVIGEGGYGIVYHGILEDGSQVAVKNLLNNRGQAEREFKVEVEAIGRVRHKNLVRLLGYCAEGNQRMLVYEFVNNGTLEQWIHGDVGPVSPLTWDIRMKIILGSAKGLMYLHEGLEPKVVHRDVKSSNILLDKRWNAKLSDFGLAKLLGSERSYVTTRVMGTFGYVAPEYAGTGMLNETSDVYSFGILIMEIISGRVPVDYNRPPGEVNLVEWLKTMVSSRNSEGVLDPKMTEKPTSRALKKALLVALRCVDPEARKRPKIGHVIHMLEVDDFPYRDERRGSRAPGQAKLAETPSSEPGDSSGNDTPRDTPKGQLKADNIKWRNQET, encoded by the exons ATGTCGGACTCGGGGCTTTCCCAGAGCACCGTCGTGTTCGGGCTCCACCTGTGGGAGCTCATCGGCATCGCCGTCGGCGCcgccttcgtcctcctcctcgtcctcctctcccTGCTCTGCCTCCTCGCcaaccgccgtcgccgtcgccgccgcgcccCGCCCACGCCCGTCCTCCACCTCTCCACCGTCGCGCCCAATGCCCATCCCAAGCACCCCACCAAGCCACCCAAGGACATCCAAGAAGTGCCCTCTCGCGGCGCGGCGGCCCCCGCCGCCGCTTCCAAGGTGCCGCTCGCACAGGTGCTCCAGGCCACCCCGCAGGAGTCCATCCAGATCGAGACCGGCAAGGAGCACCGCATCACCTTCCCGGAGCAGCCGCCGCCCCACCACCAGCGTAGCGGAGGAACGTCGTCGCGCGGGGCCAGCGGCGAGAGCCGCGGAGGTGGTGGGGAGCCGGGTGTGCCCGAGGTGTCCCACCTGGGGTGGGGCCACTGGTACACTCTGAAGGAGCTGGAGGCAGCGACGGCAATGTTCGCCGACGAGAAGGTGATTGGGGAAGGCGGCTACGGCATCGTGTACCACGGCATTCTCGAGGACGGCTCACAGGTTGCCGTCAAGAACTTGCTGAATAATAG GGGACAGGCAGAGAGGGAATTCAAGGTTGAAGTCGAAGCAATCGGGCGGGTGCGGCACAAAAACCTCGTGCGGCTGCTGGGATACTGTGCTGAGGGTAACCAAAG GATGCTTGTCTATGAGTTTGTCAATAACGGAACCTTGGAGCAATGGATTCACGGTGATGTTGGTCCTGTGAGCCCTCTTACATGGGACATAAGAATGAAGATTATTCTTGGATCAGCAAAAGG TTTAATGTATTTGCACGAGGGACTTGAGCCAAAGGTTGTTCACCGTGATGTCAAGTCAAGCAATATCCTACTTGACAAGCGTTGGAACGCCAAGCTTTCTGATTTCGGGCTAGCAAAGCTTTTGGGCTCAGAGAGGAGTTATGTCACGACCAGGGTTATGGGGACATTTGG GTACGTTGCTCCAGAGTATGCAGGCACGGGCATGTTGAATGAAACTAGTGATGTCTATAGTTTTGGGATTCTTATTATGGAAATAATATCTGGTAGGGTACCAGTAGATTACAACAGGCCACCTGGAGAG GTTAATCTTGTTGAATGGCTGAAGACGATGGTCAGCAGCCGAAATTCAGAGGGGGTTTTGGATCCCAAGATGACTGAGAAACCTACTTCTAGGGCATTGAAGAAGGCTTTGCTAGTGGCTCTGCGATGTGTCGACCCTGAAGCTCGCAAGAGGCCAAAGATTGGTCATGTGATTCACATGCTTGAAGTTGATGATTTCCCATACAGAGAT GAACGCCGAGGTAGCAGAGCTCCAGGTCAAGCAAAATTGGCAGAAACACCTTCAAGCGAACCCGGTGATAGTAGCGGAAACGACACACCAAGAGATACACCAAAAGGTCAATTGAAAGCAGACAATATCAAGTGGAGAAATCAAGAGACCTAG